In a single window of the Nicotiana tomentosiformis chromosome 8, ASM39032v3, whole genome shotgun sequence genome:
- the LOC138897560 gene encoding uncharacterized protein, whose amino-acid sequence MKINTDRIRPSNVRIRAFKGSARDTIGEFNLTMTIGTVDFEIVFQVVDMETPYNFLLKSPWIHVARAVSSTLHHMLKFEHDRQEIIVHGEDESSIYKDPLIPCIEAKEVCESIVYQAFEVVVVDHVEEGKPNQHPRLSATSIMVAALMLRRGLRPRQTYEDRSKHRKRHGWVLQKSIPHIFYTFVKTRLQEGQNSSAHENIDEICHVYNKMFSEVNMIQAGEGTSHADMQLIGLDTMLNNWEATPLHTRKESWVLPFGLKNAGETYMRSMTTIFHDMMHKEIKVYVDDVIIKSKTQADHVRDLKKIFKRLRRYDLKLNPFKCAFGVPFGKLLDFIVSRRGIELDPSKIKSIRDLPPLKNKTEVMSLLERLNYISRFIAQLTTMCEPIFKLLKKDVVIKWMDYC is encoded by the exons atgaagatcaatacagatagaatccgacccagcaatgtcCGCATTCGAGCTTTTAAAGGCTCAGCGAGAGACACCATTGGGGAATTCAATCTCACCATGACAATTGGGacggttgattttgaaattgtattccaagtagtggacatggaaactccttataactttcttcttaaAAGTCCATGGATCCATGTGGCTCGAGCTGTGTCGTCCACCTTGCATCATATGCTCAAGTTCGAACATGACAGGCAAGAAAtcattgttcacggagaagatgAGTCATCCATTTACAAAGACCCGTTGATCccgtgtattgaggccaaggaagtgtgtgagtccattgtctatcaggctttcgaagtggtcGTTGTGGACCATGTTGAAGAAGGAAAGCCCAATCAGCATCCTCGTCTTTCTGCCACATCTATAATGGTTGCTGCACTTATGCTAAGACggg gttTAAGGCCAAGACAAACATACGAAGACAGATCCAAGCACCGCAAAAGGCATGGGTGGGTCTTGCAGAAATCGATCCCTCatattttctacacttttgtcaagACACGACTCCAAGagggtcaaaattcctcggcgcatgaaaacattgatgaaatttgccatgtcTACAACaagatgttttctgaagtgaatatgatccaggctggtgaaggAACTAGTcatgccgatatgcaactaattggcctagacaccatgctcaacaactgggaagcaactcctctccacacaaggaaggagtcttg GGTCTtgccattcggtttgaagaatgcaggggAAACTTACATGAGGTCCATGACCaccattttccacgacatgatgcacaaagagattaaagtatatgtcgatgatgtcatcataaagtcaaagacacaggctgatcaTGTGCGCGATTTGAAAAAGATCTTCAAACGGTtgcgaaggtatgaccttaagctcaatccattCAAGTGTGCTTTTGGGGTTCCGTTTGGGAAGCTCCTCGATTTTATAGTTAGccggagaggcatcgaattggatccatctaagatcaagtccattcgagatctgccaccacTGAAGAACAAAACTgaagtcatgagtttgctcgaGAGATTGAATTACAttagtaggttcattgctcagctcacaaccatgtgcgagcccatctttaagttgctgaaaaaggatgttgTTATCAAGTGGATGGACTATTGCTAA
- the LOC104109949 gene encoding uncharacterized protein — protein MDDDINHCRVLDAIAKDARELPVVELLEYMRTLHEGLMKSYRIQRMRASIDYIHTVIDGVNRFIVCLQNKRCSCGQFQLDELPCPHALAALRHMNESFENYYSPYYTKESLLQTYEIPIDLLPDESKWNVPQHIAEEVVMPPTGKRQTGRPQKQRYKPYN, from the exons ATGGACGATGACATCAATCATTGCAGAGTCCTTGATGCGATAGCTAAAGATGCAAGAGAGCTGCCTGTAGTTGAACTATTAGAGTACATGAGGACTCTTCATGAAGGACTAATGAAAAGTTATCGAATACAAAGG ATGAGGGCTTCAATAGATTACATCCATACTGTGATAGATGGTGTGAATCGCTTCATTGTTTgccttcaaaacaagagatgtagTTGTGGACAATTCCAGCTTGATGAACTTCCTTGTCCACATGCTTTGGCGGCTTTGAGGCACATGAACGAGTCTTTTGAAAACTATTATTCTCCTTATTACACGAAGGAGAGCCTTTTGCAGACTTATGAAATACCAATAGACCTGCTGCCTGATGAAAGCAAATGGAATGTGCCACAACATATAGCAGAAGAAGTTGTAATGCCACCTACTGGGAAAAGGCAGACAGGGAGACCTCAAAAACAAAGATACAAaccatataattaa